In one window of Corynebacterium incognita DNA:
- the glxR gene encoding CRP-like cAMP-activated global transcriptional regulator GlxR, producing MEGVQDILSRAGIFQGVDPVAVNNLIEQMESVRFPRGTTIFEEGEPGDRLYIITSGKIKLARHAPDGRENLLTVMGPSDMFGELSIFDPGPRTSSAVCVTEVQAATMNSDMLKQWVEDHPSIAQQLLRVLARRLRRTNANLADLIFTDVPGRVAKTLLQLANRFGVQEGGALRVNHDLTQEEIAQLVGASRETVNKALATFAHRGWIRLEGKSVLIVDTEHLAKRAR from the coding sequence GTGGAAGGCGTTCAGGACATCCTCTCCCGCGCAGGCATTTTCCAGGGAGTAGACCCGGTTGCCGTCAACAATCTCATCGAGCAGATGGAGTCGGTGCGCTTCCCGCGCGGTACCACCATCTTCGAAGAGGGTGAGCCGGGCGACCGCCTCTACATCATCACTTCCGGCAAGATTAAGCTGGCTCGCCACGCCCCGGACGGTCGTGAGAACCTGCTGACCGTGATGGGCCCGTCCGATATGTTCGGCGAGCTATCCATCTTCGATCCGGGCCCCCGCACCTCCTCCGCCGTGTGCGTGACCGAGGTTCAGGCCGCCACGATGAACTCCGACATGCTCAAGCAGTGGGTCGAGGATCACCCTTCCATCGCCCAGCAGCTGCTGCGCGTGCTCGCTCGTCGTCTGCGTCGCACCAACGCTAACCTGGCGGACCTCATCTTCACCGACGTCCCGGGCCGCGTGGCCAAGACCCTGCTGCAGCTAGCCAACCGCTTCGGTGTGCAGGAGGGCGGCGCGCTGCGCGTCAACCACGACCTCACCCAGGAGGAAATCGCCCAGCTGGTCGGCGCTTCCCGCGAGACCGTAAACAAGGCGCTGGCGACCTTCGCCCACCGCGGCTGGATCCGCCTGGAGGGCAAGTCCGTGCTCATCGTGGACACCGAGCACCTGGCCAAGCGCGCCCGCTAA
- the nth gene encoding endonuclease III, translated as MPTTVERAREISARLAAEYPDARCELDFSTPLELLVATVLSAQCTDARVNQVTPELFRRFPTSRDLARAERGDLEQIVRPLGFQRAKAGHLLGIGEQLTAHHDGEVPADLDALVALPGVGRKTALVVLGNAFGQPGITVDTHVTRLAGRLGLSSGSTPLRIEKDLCALVDREEWTVWSHRVILHGRRVCTARSPRCGECVLASLCPSAD; from the coding sequence ATGCCCACTACCGTAGAACGAGCCCGTGAGATCTCCGCCCGCCTGGCTGCGGAGTACCCGGATGCGCGCTGTGAGCTGGATTTTTCCACGCCGCTGGAGCTGCTGGTGGCCACCGTCTTGTCGGCCCAGTGCACCGACGCCCGGGTCAACCAGGTCACGCCGGAGCTGTTTCGCCGCTTTCCGACGTCCCGTGACCTCGCTCGCGCCGAGCGTGGCGACCTCGAGCAGATCGTGCGCCCGCTGGGGTTTCAGCGCGCGAAGGCCGGGCACCTCCTCGGCATCGGCGAGCAGCTCACCGCCCACCACGACGGCGAGGTGCCCGCGGATCTAGACGCGCTCGTGGCGCTGCCTGGCGTGGGGCGCAAAACCGCGCTGGTGGTGCTGGGCAACGCCTTCGGGCAGCCCGGCATTACGGTGGACACGCACGTCACCCGGCTGGCCGGGCGGCTCGGGCTGAGCTCGGGCAGCACTCCGCTGCGCATTGAAAAGGACCTGTGCGCACTGGTGGACCGGGAGGAGTGGACCGTGTGGTCGCACCGGGTCATTCTTCACGGGCGGAGGGTGTGCACGGCGCGCTCGCCACGCTGCGGGGAATGCGTGCTCGCGAGTCTGTGTCCAAGCGCGGACTAA
- a CDS encoding TlpA family protein disulfide reductase, protein MEAGDNVDPGMRRMVIGSVVAAVVLTIAVVAAAVFVLRDPAPAEDNAAEQRASESVDPQLAAGLKRCPAGPVAGVELPCLGETDDTEKKSVTVVNVWAWWCGPCRDELPLVAELRAQHPEWTVVGVHADPNRNSGAVFLSEVGADLPSYQDDSGTFAGQLGLPGVIPVTVVAVDGEMVKMYPKTFESVAELEGAVRAAVGKA, encoded by the coding sequence ATGGAAGCAGGGGACAACGTGGATCCGGGGATGCGCCGCATGGTCATCGGCAGCGTCGTGGCGGCCGTGGTGCTGACTATCGCCGTCGTGGCCGCGGCCGTGTTCGTGTTGCGCGATCCTGCGCCGGCGGAAGACAACGCTGCGGAGCAGCGGGCGTCGGAAAGCGTGGACCCGCAGCTTGCTGCGGGACTGAAACGGTGCCCGGCGGGCCCGGTGGCCGGGGTGGAGCTGCCGTGCCTGGGGGAGACCGATGATACTGAGAAGAAGTCCGTGACCGTGGTCAACGTGTGGGCTTGGTGGTGCGGGCCTTGCCGGGACGAGCTTCCACTGGTGGCCGAGCTGCGTGCGCAGCACCCCGAGTGGACCGTCGTGGGCGTGCATGCGGATCCCAATCGCAACTCCGGCGCGGTGTTCCTGTCTGAGGTGGGGGCGGACCTGCCCAGTTACCAGGATGATTCCGGGACGTTCGCGGGGCAGCTCGGGCTGCCGGGGGTGATCCCGGTGACCGTGGTGGCCGTGGACGGGGAGATGGTGAAGATGTACCCCAAGACTTTTGAGAGCGTGGCGGAGCTCGAGGGCGCCGTGCGCGCTGCCGTGGGGAAGGCCTGA
- a CDS encoding NUDIX hydrolase, with the protein MAGENTTLRPSAAPDWLRPALGAAGSDMNELLRGRGPRAGAKRAAAVLIAMTGDSLDEAEVLLTHRSPSMRSHSGQIAFPGGRIDPRDTGPVDAALREATEETGLDRAAVTPLVTFEELYIAVTGNPVYPVLAHWHTPAEVGVASPDETDDVFLAPLPDLIAPTNRLMVGYGGWAGPAFWHRGYLIWGFTGVVLSSLIEYAGWEDPWDRDTVADVTEIVGRSRNNEVIR; encoded by the coding sequence ATGGCAGGCGAGAACACGACGCTGCGCCCGAGTGCGGCGCCGGACTGGCTGCGGCCCGCGCTGGGCGCTGCCGGATCAGACATGAATGAGCTGTTACGGGGGCGGGGACCGCGCGCGGGCGCGAAGAGGGCGGCCGCGGTGCTCATCGCCATGACGGGCGACTCGCTAGATGAGGCCGAGGTCTTGCTCACCCATCGCTCGCCGAGCATGCGATCGCACTCGGGGCAGATTGCCTTCCCGGGCGGGCGCATCGATCCCAGGGACACTGGCCCGGTGGACGCGGCGCTGCGGGAAGCCACCGAGGAAACCGGCCTGGACCGCGCGGCCGTCACGCCGCTGGTGACGTTCGAGGAACTGTATATCGCGGTGACGGGCAACCCCGTCTACCCGGTCCTGGCCCACTGGCACACCCCGGCCGAGGTGGGTGTGGCCAGCCCCGACGAAACTGACGACGTATTCTTGGCGCCGCTGCCCGATCTCATAGCGCCCACGAACCGACTCATGGTGGGTTACGGCGGCTGGGCGGGGCCGGCGTTCTGGCACCGCGGCTACCTCATCTGGGGTTTCACGGGGGTGGTGCTGTCCAGCCTCATCGAGTACGCAGGCTGGGAAGATCCCTGGGATCGGGACACGGTGGCGGATGTGACGGAAATTGTCGGGCGCTCGCGCAATAATGAAGTGATTCGATAG
- a CDS encoding MarP family serine protease, whose amino-acid sequence MTSSLVVDGLILLIVALGLWTGWRQGAIASILSVVGILAGLIIGMVTAPLLMRLTEDVAIRFILAVAVLVLFVGLGQMAGSAVGASLRDRMKQRDSQRVDSVLGAIFQTISTLLVVWLVSIPLASGLPGEAGRGLRGSEILSRLNSMAPPALADLPTGIAAQLTESGLPPLVAPFDGTQAAAEVDAPAEDVADKEMLDRVRPSVIHVLGDADGCRRRLMGSGFVADKDYVFTNAHVVAGTDKVYLDTVLGMKSAKVVYYNPDVDIAVLHSPDLNLPALPWAERTAETGDDAIVMGFPNSGPFRATPVRIRERLIIAGPDIYAKGRVEREAYPVRGSIRQGNSGGPMMNPEGDVLGLVFGASVDETETGYALTAAEVKKHVGDYTSLTEKVDTGKCVAT is encoded by the coding sequence GTGACGTCGTCACTCGTGGTGGACGGGTTGATTCTGCTCATCGTCGCACTGGGATTGTGGACGGGTTGGCGCCAAGGAGCCATCGCCTCCATCCTGTCCGTGGTGGGCATCCTTGCGGGCCTGATCATCGGCATGGTGACCGCACCGCTGCTCATGCGGCTGACTGAGGACGTGGCCATACGCTTCATCCTGGCCGTCGCTGTGTTGGTACTGTTTGTAGGTTTGGGACAAATGGCGGGGTCCGCGGTGGGCGCGAGCCTACGCGACCGGATGAAACAGCGCGACTCTCAGCGCGTGGACTCGGTGCTCGGCGCCATCTTCCAGACCATTTCCACCCTGCTGGTGGTGTGGCTCGTATCCATCCCGCTGGCCTCCGGGTTGCCGGGGGAAGCCGGCCGTGGGTTGCGTGGCTCGGAGATCCTTTCACGCCTCAACTCAATGGCCCCGCCCGCGCTGGCGGACTTGCCCACCGGCATCGCCGCGCAGCTCACGGAGTCCGGGTTGCCGCCGCTGGTTGCGCCTTTCGACGGCACCCAGGCCGCCGCCGAGGTGGACGCTCCCGCCGAGGACGTCGCGGACAAGGAGATGCTGGATCGGGTGCGCCCCTCGGTCATCCATGTGCTGGGCGACGCCGACGGCTGCCGCCGCCGCCTCATGGGCTCCGGCTTCGTGGCGGACAAAGACTACGTGTTCACTAATGCCCACGTGGTGGCCGGCACGGACAAGGTCTACCTGGACACAGTGCTGGGGATGAAGTCGGCCAAGGTGGTCTACTACAACCCTGACGTGGACATCGCGGTCTTGCACAGTCCGGATCTCAACCTGCCTGCCCTGCCGTGGGCGGAGCGCACCGCAGAGACGGGCGATGACGCCATCGTCATGGGCTTCCCCAACTCCGGACCTTTCCGGGCCACCCCCGTGCGCATCCGCGAGCGCCTCATCATCGCCGGCCCGGACATTTACGCCAAGGGGCGTGTGGAGCGCGAGGCCTATCCCGTGCGCGGCAGCATCCGTCAAGGTAATTCGGGCGGGCCCATGATGAACCCCGAAGGTGATGTGCTCGGCTTGGTCTTCGGTGCGTCCGTGGACGAGACCGAGACCGGCTATGCGCTGACCGCCGCCGAGGTGAAAAAGCATGTTGGCGACTACACCTCCCTGACCGAGAAGGTCGATACCGGGAAGTGCGTCGCCACGTAG
- a CDS encoding ABC transporter ATP-binding protein, producing the protein MNQPHTPTPLLEMKDLKISFTSSTGVVEAVRGVNLSIYPGQSVAIVGESGSGKSTTAMSILGLLPGTGKVTGGQIFFDGKDITNLSDKDYEALRGSEIGLVPQDPMSNLNPVWKIGTQVEESLKANNVVPGSERHQRVVELLEEAGLPDAERRAKQYPHEFSGGMRQRALIAIGLAARPKLLIADEPTSALDVTVQKQILDHLGTLTKQLGNAVLFITHDLGLAAERADHLIVMHRGRVVESGPSRAILDDPQHPYTQRLVGAAPSLTSTRISADHSDAVKTGKEIIRVENLTKRFDIRGYRGEKKELIAVNNVSFGLRKGTTLALVGESGSGKSTVANMVLGLLEPSEGKIFYGNTDMTTLNKKQMFDMRRTMQVVFQNPYGSLDPMYSIYRCIEEPLAVHKVGTRKEREARVAELLDMVAMPRSAMRRYPNELSGGQRQRIAIARALALKPEILVLDEAVSALDVLVQNQVLKLMAELQEELGLTYLFITHDLAVVRQTADDVVVMRKGSLVEHGTTEEIFSNPKEDYTRNLIESVPGLGWMEQAGRA; encoded by the coding sequence ATGAATCAACCACACACGCCTACCCCATTGCTCGAGATGAAGGATCTGAAAATCTCCTTCACCTCGTCCACCGGCGTGGTTGAGGCCGTCCGCGGCGTCAACCTCTCCATCTACCCCGGCCAGTCCGTAGCCATCGTGGGCGAGTCCGGCTCGGGCAAGTCCACCACCGCCATGAGCATCCTGGGCCTGTTGCCAGGCACTGGCAAGGTCACCGGCGGCCAGATTTTCTTCGACGGCAAGGACATCACCAACCTCAGCGACAAGGACTACGAGGCGCTGCGCGGCTCCGAGATCGGTTTGGTCCCGCAGGACCCGATGTCCAACCTCAACCCGGTGTGGAAGATCGGCACCCAGGTCGAGGAGTCGCTCAAGGCCAACAACGTGGTGCCGGGCTCCGAGCGCCACCAGCGCGTGGTGGAGCTGCTGGAGGAGGCCGGGCTTCCCGACGCCGAGCGCCGCGCCAAGCAGTACCCCCACGAGTTCTCCGGCGGCATGCGCCAGCGCGCACTGATTGCCATCGGCCTCGCCGCGCGCCCGAAGCTGCTCATCGCTGACGAGCCGACCTCCGCTCTGGACGTCACCGTGCAAAAGCAGATCCTGGACCACCTGGGGACACTCACCAAGCAGCTGGGCAACGCCGTCCTGTTCATCACCCACGACCTGGGTCTGGCCGCCGAGCGCGCCGATCACCTCATTGTGATGCACCGCGGCCGCGTCGTGGAGTCCGGCCCGTCCCGAGCCATCCTGGACGATCCCCAGCACCCCTACACCCAGCGTCTCGTGGGCGCCGCCCCGTCCCTGACGTCCACGCGTATCTCCGCAGACCACTCGGACGCAGTGAAAACGGGCAAGGAGATCATTCGAGTCGAGAACCTCACCAAGCGCTTTGACATCCGCGGCTACCGCGGGGAGAAGAAGGAGCTCATCGCGGTCAACAACGTGAGCTTCGGCCTGCGCAAAGGCACCACCCTGGCGCTGGTGGGCGAGTCCGGTTCGGGCAAGTCCACCGTGGCGAATATGGTGCTGGGCCTGCTCGAGCCGTCGGAAGGCAAGATCTTCTACGGCAACACCGACATGACCACGTTGAACAAGAAGCAGATGTTCGACATGCGCCGCACGATGCAGGTGGTTTTCCAGAACCCCTACGGCTCCCTGGACCCGATGTACTCGATTTACCGTTGCATCGAGGAGCCGCTGGCCGTGCACAAGGTGGGCACCCGCAAGGAGCGCGAGGCCCGCGTAGCGGAGCTGCTGGACATGGTGGCCATGCCGCGCTCCGCGATGCGCCGCTACCCCAACGAGCTCTCCGGTGGCCAGCGCCAGCGCATCGCCATCGCGCGCGCCTTGGCTCTCAAGCCGGAGATCCTCGTGCTGGATGAGGCGGTGTCCGCCCTCGACGTGCTGGTGCAGAACCAGGTGCTGAAGCTCATGGCCGAACTGCAGGAGGAGCTCGGCCTGACCTACTTGTTCATCACCCACGACCTCGCGGTGGTCCGCCAGACCGCTGACGACGTCGTCGTGATGCGCAAGGGCTCCCTGGTGGAGCACGGGACCACGGAGGAAATCTTCAGCAACCCGAAGGAAGATTACACCCGCAACCTCATCGAATCCGTCCCTGGTCTGGGCTGGATGGAGCAGGCAGGCCGCGCCTAA
- a CDS encoding ABC transporter permease encodes MPNTESNFTAASAFPGQEHFIAETDETGLGAVDAVKDDSAPASQWAEAWRYLRRRPLFWVSAVLIVFALAMALVPQLFTSTDPRLCELSNSLGDPRSGHPFGFDRQGCDIYARTIYGARASVAVGVLATALVVVLGATIGSIAGYFGGWVDSILSRLTDVFYAIPLVLAAIVVMQMFKEHRTIATVVLVLGLFGWVNIARITRGAVMSIKNEEFVTAARSVGASTWQIITKHILPNAAAPIIVYATVALGTFIVAEATLSFLGIGLPPTIVSWGGDISAAQASLRTRPGVLFYPAGALALTVLSFIMMGDAVRDALDPKARKR; translated from the coding sequence ATGCCTAATACAGAATCGAACTTCACCGCCGCTTCCGCCTTCCCAGGCCAGGAGCACTTCATCGCCGAGACGGACGAGACCGGCCTCGGCGCCGTCGACGCCGTCAAGGACGACTCCGCACCTGCCTCCCAGTGGGCCGAGGCATGGCGCTACCTGCGCCGCCGCCCGCTGTTCTGGGTCTCCGCGGTGCTCATCGTGTTTGCACTGGCCATGGCGCTCGTTCCGCAACTGTTCACCAGCACGGACCCGCGCCTGTGCGAGCTGTCCAACTCGCTGGGCGATCCGCGCTCGGGCCACCCCTTCGGCTTCGACCGCCAGGGCTGCGACATCTACGCGCGCACCATTTACGGCGCCCGTGCCTCCGTGGCAGTCGGCGTTTTGGCCACCGCTCTCGTCGTGGTGCTGGGCGCCACCATCGGCTCCATCGCCGGCTATTTCGGCGGCTGGGTGGACTCCATCCTGAGCCGCCTCACCGACGTCTTCTACGCCATCCCGCTGGTGCTGGCCGCGATCGTCGTCATGCAGATGTTCAAGGAGCACCGCACCATCGCGACCGTGGTCTTGGTCCTGGGCCTGTTCGGCTGGGTCAACATCGCGCGCATCACCCGCGGCGCCGTGATGAGCATCAAGAATGAAGAATTCGTCACCGCCGCCCGCTCCGTGGGTGCCAGCACGTGGCAGATCATCACCAAGCACATCCTGCCCAATGCGGCCGCCCCCATCATCGTCTACGCCACCGTGGCGCTGGGTACCTTCATCGTCGCGGAGGCCACGCTGTCCTTCCTGGGCATCGGCCTCCCGCCGACCATCGTGTCTTGGGGCGGCGATATCTCCGCCGCTCAGGCCTCTCTGCGCACCCGCCCCGGCGTGCTCTTCTACCCCGCGGGCGCACTGGCTTTGACCGTGTTGAGCTTTATCATGATGGGCGACGCCGTGCGCGACGCCCTCGATCCGAAGGCGAGGAAGCGTTAA
- a CDS encoding ABC transporter permease — MLRYIGRRVLQMIPVFLGATLLIYAMVFLMPGDPVEALGGDRGLSDAARERIMVEYNLDKPFLVQYLLYLKGILTLDFGKTFSGVAVTKVMASAFPVTIKLALMAIVFEIFFGILFGVYAGIKRGGFFDSTVLVMSLLIIAVPSFVIGFVFQYVVGVKWELLPVTVGPKESFVSLLMPAMVLGAVSLAYVIRLTRQSVSENMRADYVRTARAKGLSGNTVMGRHVLRNSLIPVVTFIGADLGTLMGGAIVTEGIFGINGVGGTMYQAILKGEPTTVVSFTTVLVLVYIIANLLVDLLYAVLDPRIRYA; from the coding sequence ATGTTGCGCTATATTGGCCGACGCGTCCTCCAAATGATCCCAGTATTTTTGGGAGCCACGCTGCTGATCTACGCGATGGTCTTCCTCATGCCCGGCGATCCCGTGGAGGCCCTGGGCGGTGACCGCGGGCTTTCCGACGCCGCCCGCGAACGAATCATGGTCGAGTACAACCTGGACAAGCCCTTCCTGGTGCAGTACCTCCTCTACCTCAAGGGCATCCTCACCCTAGACTTCGGTAAAACCTTCTCCGGCGTGGCCGTCACCAAGGTGATGGCGTCCGCCTTCCCCGTGACCATCAAGCTCGCCCTCATGGCGATCGTCTTCGAAATCTTCTTTGGCATCCTCTTCGGCGTGTACGCCGGCATCAAGCGCGGCGGCTTCTTCGACTCCACCGTGCTGGTGATGTCCCTGCTCATCATCGCCGTGCCGTCTTTCGTTATTGGCTTCGTCTTCCAGTACGTCGTGGGCGTGAAGTGGGAGTTGCTGCCGGTGACCGTGGGACCGAAGGAAAGCTTCGTGTCCCTGCTCATGCCCGCCATGGTGCTAGGAGCGGTGTCGCTGGCCTACGTCATCCGCCTGACCCGCCAGTCCGTCAGTGAGAACATGCGCGCGGACTACGTGCGCACCGCGCGCGCCAAAGGCCTGTCCGGCAACACCGTGATGGGCCGCCACGTGCTGCGTAACTCGCTCATCCCCGTGGTCACCTTCATCGGCGCCGACCTGGGCACCCTCATGGGCGGCGCGATTGTCACCGAGGGCATCTTCGGTATCAACGGCGTCGGCGGCACCATGTACCAGGCCATCTTGAAGGGTGAGCCCACCACCGTCGTGTCGTTTACCACCGTCTTGGTGCTCGTCTACATCATCGCCAACCTGTTGGTAGACCTGCTCTATGCCGTACTGGATCCGAGGATTCGCTATGCCTAA
- a CDS encoding peptide ABC transporter substrate-binding protein, whose amino-acid sequence MKAVNTAKKALACTSALALALGLVSCSDSSDSASGGGDNYVLANGSEPQNPLVPANTNETGGGRIVDMIYSGLVYYDTEGKIHNEVAESIEKKGDTTYEVKLKDWKFSDGSPVTANSFVDAWNFAVEKSMMSSYFFEPIKGYKDGAKEMEGLKVIDDKTFTIELNQPTADFETRLGYSAFFPLPEVAFDDIEAFGENPVSNGPYKLEEWAHNQSATIVANENYDGQRKAQNDGVNFAFYAQQDAAYTDLLAGNLDVLDAVPDSAFSTFEEELGDRAVNQPAAVFQSFTIPNTFDHFKGEEGKLRRQAISMAVNRKEITDTIFQGTRTPATDFTTPVLPGYSEDLEGNEVLEYNPEKAKELWEKAEKMGKYEGPLEIAYNADGGHKAWADATANSIKNTLGIEVTGKPYPDFKSLRDEVTNRTIKSAFRTGWQADYPGLGNFLEPLYATGASSNDGDYSNKEFDAKLKEAAKADDAEKANEIYLEAQEVLLEDLPAIPLWYSNVTGGSAETVSNVTFNWKSVPEYYSITKE is encoded by the coding sequence ATGAAGGCTGTAAATACGGCGAAGAAGGCTCTAGCATGCACCTCTGCACTTGCATTAGCGCTAGGCCTGGTTTCCTGCTCCGACTCCAGCGATTCCGCGTCTGGGGGCGGCGACAACTACGTCTTGGCTAACGGCTCCGAGCCACAGAACCCACTGGTCCCCGCCAATACCAACGAGACCGGCGGCGGCCGCATCGTGGACATGATCTACTCCGGTCTCGTCTACTACGACACCGAGGGCAAGATCCACAACGAGGTCGCCGAGTCCATCGAGAAGAAGGGCGACACCACCTACGAGGTGAAGCTGAAGGACTGGAAGTTCTCCGACGGCTCCCCGGTGACTGCCAACTCCTTCGTGGACGCTTGGAACTTCGCGGTGGAGAAGTCCATGATGTCCTCTTACTTCTTCGAACCCATCAAGGGCTACAAAGACGGCGCCAAGGAAATGGAAGGCCTGAAGGTCATCGATGATAAGACCTTCACCATCGAGCTGAACCAGCCGACCGCGGACTTCGAGACCCGCCTGGGCTACTCTGCGTTCTTCCCGCTGCCCGAGGTCGCCTTCGACGACATCGAGGCCTTCGGCGAGAATCCGGTCTCCAACGGCCCTTACAAGTTGGAAGAGTGGGCACACAACCAGTCCGCCACCATCGTTGCCAACGAAAACTACGACGGCCAGCGCAAGGCGCAGAACGACGGCGTGAACTTCGCCTTCTACGCGCAGCAAGACGCCGCCTACACCGACCTGTTGGCCGGCAACCTGGACGTCCTCGACGCCGTTCCAGACTCCGCGTTCTCCACCTTCGAGGAGGAGCTGGGCGACCGCGCTGTCAACCAGCCAGCAGCCGTATTCCAGTCGTTCACCATCCCGAACACCTTCGACCACTTCAAGGGCGAGGAAGGCAAGCTGCGTCGTCAGGCCATCTCCATGGCCGTCAACCGCAAGGAGATCACTGACACCATCTTCCAGGGCACCCGCACCCCGGCTACCGACTTCACCACCCCGGTCCTCCCGGGCTACTCCGAGGACCTCGAGGGCAACGAGGTTCTGGAATACAACCCAGAAAAGGCCAAGGAGCTGTGGGAGAAGGCCGAGAAGATGGGCAAGTACGAAGGCCCGCTGGAGATCGCCTACAACGCCGACGGCGGCCACAAGGCATGGGCTGACGCCACCGCGAACTCCATCAAGAACACCCTGGGCATCGAGGTCACCGGCAAGCCTTACCCGGATTTCAAGTCCCTGCGTGACGAGGTCACCAACCGCACCATCAAGTCCGCTTTCCGTACCGGCTGGCAAGCAGACTACCCAGGCCTAGGCAACTTCCTCGAGCCGCTGTACGCTACCGGCGCCTCCTCCAACGACGGCGACTACTCCAACAAGGAATTCGACGCCAAGTTGAAGGAAGCGGCGAAGGCCGACGACGCCGAGAAGGCCAACGAGATCTACCTCGAGGCACAGGAAGTCCTTCTCGAGGATCTCCCGGCCATCCCACTGTGGTACTCCAACGTCACCGGCGGCTCCGCGGAGACCGTGTCCAACGTGACCTTCAACTGGAAGTCCGTGCCGGAGTACTACTCCATCACCAAGGAATAA
- a CDS encoding alpha/beta fold hydrolase → MPAQPPVSPNVVELDGPFEHEMLHARGIRLHAAVAGSPEDPLIVLLHDAYGGWHDFRDCIAPLAQAGFHVAALDLRGFGMSDKPPGESGQDIRTFIGDVVGAIRALGHDDAVLVGADSGAALAWGVALQHPAMTRGLMSVSGAFPVDMRRAIAARPWDFGWIILRALWFRMPSRLVRLKPGFNEGAIHRHLLLNTASRYHGTEHCARTLRLRADAALIPHAARGIMWHNRLLTAVVPVQWFNLKVQCPTLFIHADQGLWRPVVRRAAARVEAPFSSRHIRGTKNLPHVEAPGDFVDTLLGWLRQH, encoded by the coding sequence ATGCCTGCACAACCGCCGGTATCGCCAAATGTGGTAGAGCTGGACGGGCCGTTTGAGCACGAGATGCTCCACGCCCGCGGCATTCGCCTGCACGCAGCGGTGGCGGGGTCCCCGGAGGATCCCCTCATCGTGCTACTTCATGACGCGTACGGCGGTTGGCACGATTTTCGGGACTGTATCGCGCCTCTAGCTCAGGCCGGGTTCCATGTCGCCGCGCTGGATCTGCGCGGCTTCGGTATGTCTGACAAGCCCCCGGGGGAATCGGGGCAGGACATCCGCACGTTTATCGGGGACGTCGTGGGCGCCATCCGGGCGCTGGGACACGACGACGCCGTTTTGGTGGGCGCAGACTCGGGCGCGGCGCTGGCGTGGGGCGTGGCCTTGCAACACCCGGCGATGACGCGGGGGTTGATGTCCGTGTCCGGCGCTTTCCCAGTGGATATGCGCCGGGCTATTGCGGCGCGCCCCTGGGACTTTGGCTGGATCATCCTCCGCGCGCTGTGGTTCCGGATGCCGTCGCGCTTGGTCCGCCTCAAGCCGGGGTTTAATGAGGGCGCGATTCACCGCCATCTGCTCCTGAATACTGCGTCGCGCTACCACGGGACGGAGCACTGTGCGCGGACGCTGCGATTGCGTGCCGACGCCGCGCTCATCCCCCACGCTGCCCGGGGCATCATGTGGCATAACCGCCTGCTCACCGCCGTGGTGCCGGTGCAGTGGTTCAACCTCAAGGTGCAGTGCCCTACCCTGTTTATCCACGCCGACCAGGGGCTGTGGCGGCCGGTGGTGCGCCGCGCTGCGGCGCGTGTGGAGGCGCCGTTTTCCTCCCGCCATATCCGCGGGACCAAGAATCTGCCTCACGTGGAGGCGCCGGGGGATTTTGTGGACACGCTGTTGGGCTGGCTGCGCCAACACTAG
- a CDS encoding phage holin family protein, with the protein MSNDGLYTDGSNQFGGKVNSIPLSDADATHAGASLGTLVSNATEQMSSLIRSEVELAKTELADSAKKGAIGGGMFGVAGTIALYSSFFFFFFLAELLDLWLDRWAAFLIVFLIMVVLAAIIGFIGFKNIKKVKKPEKTIKSVSEMKKLVPGSATKRVNGNNGLYT; encoded by the coding sequence GTGAGCAACGACGGCCTGTACACGGACGGCTCCAACCAGTTCGGCGGGAAGGTGAACTCCATCCCGCTCTCTGATGCGGACGCTACCCACGCTGGCGCTTCCCTGGGCACCCTGGTGTCCAACGCCACGGAGCAGATGTCCAGCCTCATTCGCTCCGAGGTGGAGTTGGCGAAGACGGAGCTCGCGGATTCCGCGAAGAAGGGCGCCATCGGCGGTGGTATGTTCGGCGTGGCCGGCACCATCGCCCTGTACTCTTCCTTCTTCTTCTTTTTCTTCCTCGCGGAGCTGCTGGATCTGTGGCTGGACCGCTGGGCAGCCTTCCTTATCGTCTTCTTGATCATGGTGGTCTTGGCCGCCATCATCGGCTTCATTGGCTTTAAGAACATCAAGAAGGTGAAGAAGCCGGAGAAGACCATCAAGTCCGTCTCTGAGATGAAGAAGCTTGTCCCGGGTTCCGCTACCAAGCGCGTGAACGGCAACAACGGCCTGTACACCTAG